The Chryseobacterium indologenes genomic sequence AAAAGTGATGGCTGAAGTGATTGCAGATCTTATGCTCAATGAGCAGGCTACTTTTATGTATCAGGACAGGAATATGGAGGCAGGAACAAGATTTGTTCTGAACACTCACCATATAAAACCGGATGATTTTGTTCAAAGCTTTAAATATTATATCATTAAAGAAAAAATGGAAGGCATCACCAATGATGCCCAGGAGATCCTGATGAAAAAAGATCCGAAAGCAGATAAATATATAAAGGACAAATTGAAGCAAAACGGAAACATGACGCCTTTAGTGAGGTAAATTGGGAAACGGGTTTTCCCGGAGCAAAAGATAATCACTGGAAGCAGCAAAGAAAAAGTAGTACGAATGAAATTTTTTAATATAGAAAAAACCTCTGAAGGAAAAGCTAGAGCAGGGGAAATCACCACAGATCACGGGAAAATTCAGACTCCTATTTTTATGCCTGTGGGAACTGTAGCAAGCGTGAAAACAGTTCATCAGAGAGAATTAAAAGAAGACATAAAAGCCCAGATTATCCTGGGTAACACCTACCACCTTTACCTTCGTCCCGGTATGGAAACCATGCAGGCAGCAGGTGGATTACATAAATTCATGAATTGGGATCTTCCCATTCTTACCGATTCAGGAGGCTTTCAGGTGTTCTCGCTAGCTAGCAACAGAAAAATGACAGAAGAAGGAGCGAGATTCAAATCCCATATTGACGGAAGCTATCATATGTTTTCTCCGGAAAGATCAATGGAGATCCAAAGACAGATCGGAGCAGATATCTTCATGGCTTTTGACGAATGTACACCGTATCCTTGTGAATATAACCAGGCAAAATCATCTATGGAGCTGACACACCGTTGGTTGAAGAGATGTATTGAATGGACGAATGACAATCCTGAATTGTATGGCCATAAGCAAAGACTTTTCCCGATTGTTCAGGGGTCAACCTACTCAGATTTAAGAAAAATTTCCGCAGAAGTGATTTCCGAGGCAGGTGCTGAAGGTAATGCTATCGGAGGCTTATCTGTTGGTGAGCCTGAAGAAGAAATGTACAGAATCACCGATGAAGTGACAGATATTCTTCCTAAAGAAAAACCAAGATACCTGATGGGCGTGGGAACACCATGGAATATTCTGGAATCTATAGGGTTGGGAATTGATATGATGGATTGTGTGATGCCTACAAGAAATGCGAGAAATGCAATGCTTTTCACATGGCAAGGCGTAATGAACCTCAAAAATGAAAAGTGGAAGCAGGACTTTTCGCCTTTAGATGAATTTGGAACCAGCTTTGTAGATCGTGAATATTCAAAAGCGTATCTTCGTCACCTGTTTGTATCCAAAGAATATCTGGCAAAACAGATTGCTTCTATCCATAACCTTGCATTTTATCTGGATTTGGTGAAAGTAGCAAGAGAACACATTATCGCAGGAGATTTCTACGAGTGGAAAAACTCCGTGGTTCCTGTTCTGAGACAAAGACTATAAGAAAATTATGATCAAAATTGTAGACAAATATATCATCAAAAAATACCTTGGAACTTTCAGTTTCATGCTGGTGCTCTTGTCTATTGTAGTACTGGTTATCGATGTTCAGCAGAAAATTCCTAGAATAGAAAATGCAAAAGCAATCGATCCCAAGCTTGACCTTACGTACTTCCTGATTCATTTTTATCCTTACTGGATTATTAATCTTGTAGTCACTTTTCTCTCTATTCTGGTATTTATCACGGTAATTTACTTTACCTCCAGGATGGCCAATAATACCGAAATCGTGGCGATTATCAGTAGTGGGGCAAGTTTCCACAGGTTCTCAAAACCTTATCTGTATACTTCGATTTTAATTGCGGTGATGTCACTTTTGGTATATCACATGATTCTTCCCTGGGCGAATATTAAAAAAAATGAATTAGAAGCCTATACCTATAATGCCGCTAATAAAGAGAGAATTCTCGGAACCGCACCCGCTTCTTCACAGCTCAGTAAGACAGAATACATATTTGTCGATTCATGGAACAAAAGAGAAAGAAGAGGCTCCAGCTTCGTGTATCAGAAGTTTGATAAAGACAGAAAAATGGTATACGAGCTTAAAGCAAGTGAAGTATATTGGGACAATACAAAAAAACAGTTCGTCTTAAATAATTACTATGAAAAGACGATCAATAAAGATAATTCTGAAAAATTAAGCAATGGTGTAGAGCTGAGGAAAAATTATAGCCATTCTCCGGAAGAACTATTTCCTAACGAACTTCTCGGGCAGAATAAAACCACACCTGAACTTCTGAAGTTTATTGAAAGAGAGAAGGCGAGAGGAAACAGTAACCTCAATTCTTATCTGAACGAGCTTCATCAAAGAACTTCAATGCCTGTTTCCATCATTATTTTAACGTTCCTTGCCCTTTCGCTTTCATCTCAAAAGAAGAGAGGAGGACTGGGGATTAACCTTGCAATAGGAATTTCACTGGCGTTTCTTTTTGTTTTCTCCTTTGAGGCCTTAAAAGTCGTGTCAGAAAATAAGAGTTTGCCGCCTGCTTTAGCCATGTGGCTTCCGAATCTGGTATTCCTGCCGCTTACCCTGTATCTTTACCTTAAAAGAGCTAATCAGTAAAGTAGCTTTACTTCCTTGTGATAAAAAGAGCGTAATCCGTCATTTTCCAGTTCGATCCAGAGTTCACCCTTTTCATCGGCATAACGGATGATGCCATTTTGTCGCTCTTTTTCAATTTCAAAGACCGATATTTCGTCCCTACGGAACAAATTTTTGTTGAAGTTATCAAGAATTTCCTTTTCAGAAGGTATATTTCTAAGTTTTTCACACAAAAATTCATGAAGATGTAAACTAAAGTCTTCCAGGTTAAATTCTTTACCCGTTTGGGTCAGCAGTGATCCTGCATTCGTTATTTCATCAAATTTTTCCTGAAGAATATTGATTCCTGCCCCGATAATGAAATAATTATTTTGATTAATTCTTTTCTTTTCAATCAGAATTCCAACGATTTTTTTACCTTTAAGGATAATATCATTCGGCCACTTAATTTTTACGTCAGAATCAGCCAAATTGGCAAGGAAATCCCTGATCATATTTGCGGTATAATAATTGAATATAAAGTCGGAGCACAGAATGTTGTGAGTATTCACTGCCAGCGTATATGCCAGGTTTTTTCCGGCAGTCGGAATCCATACATTTCCATACTGACCCCGGCCTTTTGTTTGGCTAAAAGTATGAAGTCCTATAAAATTCGAATTTTCATAAAGTAAAAACTTTGATATTTCGTCATTAGTAGAAGAGCATTCTTTCAGGTAGAATAGTTGACTCATTTAAGAAAACTTTAAGACATTAAGGGGGTAAAAGTAAGGTTAAAGTAAAGAAAAAACAATAAATTTGCAGATTATAGTATTTTTTTAATGAATAAAACAGCAGAAAAACAAGCACTAATAGATAAAATCGTTGAAGCTCTTCAAGATGTAAAAGGAGAAGATATTATGATCTTCGATCTTTCAAACATTGAAAACTCTGTAGCAGAGACGTTCGTAATATGTAGCGGAAACTCAAATACACAGGTGGCCGCATTAGCTGGAAGTGTAGAGAAAAAAGTAAGAAACGATCTTAAAGACAGACCATGGCACGTAGAAGGTACCGAAAACGCGATGTGGGTCCTGGTAGATTACGTTTCAGTAGTGGTTCATATATTCCAGAAAGACGTACGTGAGTACTATGATATAGAAGAGCTTTGGGGTGACGCAGTCATTACCAAAATTGAAAATTAATATAAATTTTAAAAAGTATAAATGAATAATAAAGGATTCAACTGGTTCTTTCCTATTGCAATCATAGCTCTTTTGCTATTTTTTGGCTCCAATTTTTTAGGAGGTGATAGTGCAAAATCTATTGATGAAGATGGTTTCTTTAGAGAAATGCAGGCGGGGAAAGTCCAGAATATAATTATATACAAAGACACAGAGAAAGCTGACGTTTTCCTTACAAAAGCAGCAAAGACGGCAATGGTAAATAAAAATGCCAACCAAAACAACCCTCTTTCTGCATTCGAAATGGCTCCAAAAGCAGATTTTTCTGTAAAATATGGAGACCTTCAGCTTTTCCTTCAAAAATTTGAACAAATTAAAGCAACCAATCCGGCGATTACCACAACAAAAGATTACGGAGCAGGTAAAAATCCTTTCATGGATATCCTGGTTTCTGCATTGATCTGGATTGCTATTTTAGGATTATTCTACTTCCTTCTTTTCAGAAAGATGGGTGGTGGCGGAGGTCCTGGCGGACAAATCTTCTCTATCGGAAAATCGAAAGCCAAGCTTTTTGACGAAAAAGAAAGAATTCAGGTAACATTTAAAGATGTTGCAGGACTGGAAGGTGCTAAAGAAGAAGTACAGGAA encodes the following:
- the tgt gene encoding tRNA guanosine(34) transglycosylase Tgt, with translation MKFFNIEKTSEGKARAGEITTDHGKIQTPIFMPVGTVASVKTVHQRELKEDIKAQIILGNTYHLYLRPGMETMQAAGGLHKFMNWDLPILTDSGGFQVFSLASNRKMTEEGARFKSHIDGSYHMFSPERSMEIQRQIGADIFMAFDECTPYPCEYNQAKSSMELTHRWLKRCIEWTNDNPELYGHKQRLFPIVQGSTYSDLRKISAEVISEAGAEGNAIGGLSVGEPEEEMYRITDEVTDILPKEKPRYLMGVGTPWNILESIGLGIDMMDCVMPTRNARNAMLFTWQGVMNLKNEKWKQDFSPLDEFGTSFVDREYSKAYLRHLFVSKEYLAKQIASIHNLAFYLDLVKVAREHIIAGDFYEWKNSVVPVLRQRL
- the rsfS gene encoding ribosome silencing factor, coding for MNKTAEKQALIDKIVEALQDVKGEDIMIFDLSNIENSVAETFVICSGNSNTQVAALAGSVEKKVRNDLKDRPWHVEGTENAMWVLVDYVSVVVHIFQKDVREYYDIEELWGDAVITKIEN
- a CDS encoding DUF4296 domain-containing protein, with the protein product MRKLILVFVLLGLFSCNDFIDKPKNLIDEKVMAEVIADLMLNEQATFMYQDRNMEAGTRFVLNTHHIKPDDFVQSFKYYIIKEKMEGITNDAQEILMKKDPKADKYIKDKLKQNGNMTPLVR
- a CDS encoding biotin--[acetyl-CoA-carboxylase] ligase, with product MSQLFYLKECSSTNDEISKFLLYENSNFIGLHTFSQTKGRGQYGNVWIPTAGKNLAYTLAVNTHNILCSDFIFNYYTANMIRDFLANLADSDVKIKWPNDIILKGKKIVGILIEKKRINQNNYFIIGAGINILQEKFDEITNAGSLLTQTGKEFNLEDFSLHLHEFLCEKLRNIPSEKEILDNFNKNLFRRDEISVFEIEKERQNGIIRYADEKGELWIELENDGLRSFYHKEVKLLY
- a CDS encoding LptF/LptG family permease, producing MKIVDKYIIKKYLGTFSFMLVLLSIVVLVIDVQQKIPRIENAKAIDPKLDLTYFLIHFYPYWIINLVVTFLSILVFITVIYFTSRMANNTEIVAIISSGASFHRFSKPYLYTSILIAVMSLLVYHMILPWANIKKNELEAYTYNAANKERILGTAPASSQLSKTEYIFVDSWNKRERRGSSFVYQKFDKDRKMVYELKASEVYWDNTKKQFVLNNYYEKTINKDNSEKLSNGVELRKNYSHSPEELFPNELLGQNKTTPELLKFIEREKARGNSNLNSYLNELHQRTSMPVSIIILTFLALSLSSQKKRGGLGINLAIGISLAFLFVFSFEALKVVSENKSLPPALAMWLPNLVFLPLTLYLYLKRANQ